A genomic stretch from Helianthus annuus cultivar XRQ/B chromosome 1, HanXRQr2.0-SUNRISE, whole genome shotgun sequence includes:
- the LOC110880041 gene encoding E3 ubiquitin-protein ligase PUB23: MGDLQSEVEIPRYFLCPISLEIMKDPVTLSTGITYDRESIENWLFSQKKDFCPMTKQVVVDIELTPNHTLRRLIQSWCTLNASSGVERFPTPRLPISKTEIMKLIKDSKSPQQQMMSLKRLKTIVLENEKNKRLMESVGAADHLSNIISNEINDNNSMTSSSPAADEALSILYHLKLSPTGLKSLIGKGDMVETLTRVMQRAAGYESRAYAVMLLKSMFEVAEPMQVTSLNPKFFMELVNILMDQISQKATKATLKLLISVCPWGRNRIKAAEVGAVQVLIDALMDCTEKRTSEMILTVLDQICQSAEGRAELLNHAGGLAVVSKKIFRVSSVASEKAVRILYSVAVFSGNTRVVQEMLELGVVEKLLLVIQVDCGSKMKEKAREIVKMHSRVWKKSPCVTFKLH; encoded by the coding sequence ATGGGTGATCTTCAAAGCGAAGTTGAAATTCCTCGCTATTTCTTGTGCCCGATATCACTCGAGATCATGAAAGACCCGGTAACACTCTCCACGGGCATCACCTATGACCGCGAAAGCATCGAAAACTGGCTGTTTTCACAAAAGAAAGACTTTTGTCCCATGACCAAACAAGTCGTCGTCGATATCGAGCTCACCCCAAACCACACCCTTCGCCGGTTAATCCAATCTTGGTGCACCCTCAACGCCTCATCCGGGGTCGAAAGGTTCCCAACGCCGCGCCTTCCAATCTCCAAAACCGAGATTATGAAACTCATTAAAGACTCAAAGTCTCCTCAACAACAAATGATGAGTTTAAAGAGATTGAAAACAattgttttggaaaatgaaaagaatAAACGGTTAATGGAATCAGTTGGAGCAGCTGATCACTTATCTAACATCATAAGTAACGAAATTAACGATAATAACAGCATGACGTCATCATCACCGGCAGCCGACGAAGCGTTAAGTATTCTCTACCACCTTAAGCTCTCACCAACTGGTCTTAAATCTTTGATCGGAAAGGGTGATATGGTGGAGACGTTGACGCGCGTGATGCAACGCGCCGCCGGTTATGAGTCACGCGCTTACGCCGTCATGTTATTGAAGTCAATGTTTGAGGTGGCTGAGCCCATGCAAGTGACGTCACTAAACCCTAAATTCTTCATGGAGCTTGTAAACATCTTGATGGATCAAATCTCTCAAAAAGCTACAAAAGCAACACTAAAGCTACTCATAAGTGTGTGTCCATGGGGTCGGAACCGGATAAAAGCGGCCGAGGTGGGGGCGGTTCAGGTGTTAATCGACGCGCTTATGGATTGTACGGAAAAGAGGACATCCGAGATGATTCTTACGGTGTTGGATCAGATTTGTCAGTCAGCCGAAGGGCGTGCGGAGTTGTTGAACCATGCGGGTGGTTTAGCCGTGGTTTCGAAGAAGATATTTCGTGTTTCGAGTGTGGCAAGCGAGAAGGCGGTGAGGATATTGTACTCGGTCGCGGTGTTTTCCGGCAACACGCGGGTGGTGCAAGAGATGTTGGAGTTAGGGGTTGTTGAGAAACTGTTGTTGGTTATACAAGTGGATTGTGGAAGCAAGATGAAGGAGAAAGCAAGGGAGATTGTGAAGATGCATTCTAGGGTTTGGAAGAAATCTCCTTGTGTCACATTCAAGTTACATTAG